The window AAAATCTCGCTCTCGCAGCATAATGTCTGCGAGCTCCAATCTACTGACTGCCTTTCTAGGTAGATTGGGGTCGGTTAGGAAGGCTAGGGTGCTTTGATACCTCTAGAGGCACCTGAACACTAAGAGGTGTAGGATATACAAGAGGTGCCTATCCCTTGAGTATATCCGAAGTAAAAAGATAGGCTAAGCATGTACAAACCTTTAGTTGTGATAACCCTCGGACAGGGGTTCAATTCCCCTCGCCTCCACACTAAATCTGCTTTTCTATGTATGCGTATGCGTTGAATGGATGTATGCTTTCGTAACTTTCAGCCTCAATACTATACCATGTTATTTTGCTATTCTTATCTAATTCAATTGATATATCCCTTACTATATCTTCGACAAACTTGGGATTTTCATAGGATTGTTCGGTTACAAATTTCTCATCCTCTCTCTTAAGTAATACATAGACAGGTGATGATACATTGCCCTCTATTACATCTACTATCTCTTCTATCCATACGATTTTAGACATCCTGACAGATACAGAAACTGAAACTCTTTGGTTATGTGCATTGTTTTTACTTATTTCTTTGGAGCATGGACACAAAGACATACCTGTGGCAGAAACTGTAAGAACAAAATCGTACTTTTCATCACATGTTGCGTCAAATGTAATCTCATAATAGTTCATTCCATAGTTTCTAGATATGGGTGATAACTTTTCTATAAAGTATGGAAATCTTAGAGATATTTCTGCTTTCCTTGAGTGTAGTTTTAGTTTTAGATCTCTTAGTATAGGTTCTATCTTTTCAATTGATATTTCCCTTCTGTAATCATTTATTACTTCTATAAATCTACTCATATGTGTTCCTCTGTAATCTCTGGGTAAAAACACATACATGTCTATATCTGCTATTGTGTGTTGGACTTTGTTGTTTTTGTCTAACAGTGATATTGGATATTTTAATCCTCTTATTCCTACTTTGTCTATATCTTTTCCTCTTATATCTTTCTCAGATTGTACATCTTTTAATGGTTTCATAATTCCTCCAGTTGGATAAAGAAGTATAAAAAATACCAAACCGAATTTAAAAATAGGGTAAGAAGTTTTTTTAAAACTT of the Brevinematales bacterium genome contains:
- the folE2 gene encoding GTP cyclohydrolase FolE2; the protein is MKPLKDVQSEKDIRGKDIDKVGIRGLKYPISLLDKNNKVQHTIADIDMYVFLPRDYRGTHMSRFIEVINDYRREISIEKIEPILRDLKLKLHSRKAEISLRFPYFIEKLSPISRNYGMNYYEITFDATCDEKYDFVLTVSATGMSLCPCSKEISKNNAHNQRVSVSVSVRMSKIVWIEEIVDVIEGNVSSPVYVLLKREDEKFVTEQSYENPKFVEDIVRDISIELDKNSKITWYSIEAESYESIHPFNAYAYIEKQI